A window of Punica granatum isolate Tunisia-2019 chromosome 8, ASM765513v2, whole genome shotgun sequence genomic DNA:
ATCTGTGATCATATCTTCCTCAAACCAGCCCTTCAAGTTTGGCAATTCTCTAAGACAGAGTTGTTCAAGGGAGGGGAAATATGTCGCCACTCGAGGTCTTCGAAAGGAACTGCTCGGGTCATTTCCGATTATGAATTCTAAGGCACTCAACTTTTCAAGCATGAGATGCTTCAGCACAAAAAGCTGATCCAGTGGAGGGAGATATCGGCATTGATAACAATTGCTCAAGGTGATCTTCACTAGATGAATCAGCGAGGATAGCCAAGTTGGAAATTTAGCTCCACCATACCCATTAATGCACAGCCCCTTGAGGTTCAAGTTCGGTTCAAGAGTCTGCAGAGTCATTTTATCATCTCGATAAGTCCGTGCAGCAGCATCATCATCACCAACAGCTTCTCTAACTTCCCACACTAGAGTCAATGTATCAAGATATTTCTTGCTCTTGATATTTGCTGCTTTCACTTCTACTGATGCATCCTTCACTTTTTCCAATCCTCGAAGTTCTAACCTTCCTCTCAACTGATGTAGACCTTCCAATTCGCTTAACCCTGCATTGTTTGAGGAAGCAGGGTCAACACTCCTCTCGGACACAACAAACATCGACAATACACGGAGACTTCTTAGGTTTCTGATACCGGAAGGCATGTGAGTTAATCCCCAACACCCATCAATCTCAAGATGCCTAAGATTGACTAGTTTTTCCATGTCATCTGGTAATTCCTTGAGCCTTTCACAAAAAGACAGCTTGAGAGTCTGCAAATTCCATAATGTAGTTATAAAACGCGGAAGCGTCTCTATGCAAGCGTTCCCGGAGAGATCGAGGTACCTTAGGTGCTTTAGCTTGTCTACGGACCATGGCACATTCGTAATATGGGTGCGGTGCAAATCCAATGCGCGAAGGCAAGGTGACGTCTGGATGAACCATTCATACTTCCATCCATGGTCATAAATCAGATTGACTAGCTTCGGTTGATATGGTATGAGGAATGTCCTCAATCTAGGCACATCGAAAATGGCACTGGCAATGATACGTCCTTGCTGGTCAAATCTAACCTCGCTAGCCGATAAGTGAAAGCACTCTTGACAAAAAAACAGAGTGGAATACTCGGGCCACACGATTGCTCGCAAGTATTTGTACACGAGATTGTGCACCTTGAAGCTTGCTATGTTGCCAAACTCGTCTTCTTGAACCTCGGATAATAAAGACCTCCTGCACAGATTCACGACATAAGCAGACCCTACATCCTCTCCTCCACTATCATTGTTGGCATCGGCTGATGGCACCAGTCCCTGAGCCATCCACAGCTGTGTAAGGGTCGACCTGTCAATCACGTAGTTCTCGGGAAATAACAGACAGTATGCAAAGCAATGCTTTAAACGTAAAGGGAGATCGAAGAAGCCCCTTTCCGGTCCCTGAAGAGCGGCCACCAAGTAATTAGATCGCTGCTTCCACGCTCCTTCATTAAAGTCTAGAGGTTCACGGGCAAAATCACCGAGCCCCTCGTTGATTTGCTTGATCCTGCTCCTCAATCGAAAGGGATTCCGTCTAGAGAAGAAAAGACCTATCCTTCCGGAGAGCGTGTGGCGGCCCATACTCCGGAAAAGCGCTAGCTGCGTGGACAGCTCGTCGAGCAGGAACTCCGCATCGAACACCGCTTCCTTTAATCTGTCCCAGTGGATGAGGGGAGTCCCAAACAGAAAGAAGTCAGCGCCACCGAGTGCTCCCTTCATCTGCTGAAGCTTTTCCTGGACGTCACTGAGCGCCGTCAGCATTCCTGTAAGCTCAACTCCGATGCCGAAAGCCGACCCTATTGCTTCACCTTCCGGCGAATCCAGAACGGACAAGACGTTCTCCGTGAGAGGGAAGAGCGGCATCCTGAAGGAAAGAGATCCGACCTCACAAGGAAAGAAAACTATCTGTGTGGAAGCCGCCGCGACGATTTGCCCGCATTGTTGttttaaatatttacttttgtCCGCCAATTATTTCTATTCCAATCCAAAGTCGATCTGGCCTAGGGGTGTGTGCAAAAGTCAGCAAATTCCAAAAAATCCGAATCTATCCTGACCGAATACCCGAACCCGAAAAACCAAATACGCATTATGGGTGGATTTTTATGGTAGGAAAAAACCTACTCAAGAACTGCTCTTTGACATGAACTATCCAAGGAAATTGCTAGATAAGCCCATCAAAAATATCCTTGATCATGGGCTGGGACCCCACTGGCTGGCTCTTCTCCCTCTGAGGCCCTTACCATTTAAGATATTTTTCCTCAAGCCTTGGCTCATCCCATCTCCAGCAATATGTTATCCATGGCTGCTGCTGTTTCTTTGCCTCGCTCCCTCCGCAGCAAGATCAGACCTACTCAAGAACCCAGCTACAGAAACTTCTTGAGGGCAAGCTTCGGCACGGCCGTTCGTTGCCAGAATCACGAGCCCGACGATCCGGAAAAGTCGACTATGAAGAATGACAAGGGAAGCCCCTCCCCGGCGCCGAGAATCCTGGGCGGTCTCGAGAAGTTGGGAAATGGCTTGCGGGACAGTCTGAGCCCGCAGAGGAAGGGCGACTGGAAGGACTTGACTCTGATGAGCCTGTCGTTTGCTGTCTATGTGTACATGTCTCAGAAGATTGTCTGTGCTTATTATGCCTGGACGTCCATGCCCAAGCCACCTTGGTAGAATTAGATATGTCACCATTCTGGGGTCGATGTAGATACGATTCCTCTAGCGATGGTTCCGATCAGGATTCAGTGAAAGAATTCAGCCATGCCCAGTATCTATGTAAgtatcatatatgtatgtatgtattataGAACTATATTATATGGCAAAGTCTTTCTATTCTGCACCGCAAACCTGACCTGTACATGTACTTTGGTTCAGTGCTCTTTGTCTGCATGGATGATTGTAGCAAACACATGTGATGCTTTTCACATGCTGTGTTCCTCTGCATGATTGTAGCAGTTAACTCCTTTAACTGCTATTTTTCTCCGAGCCACTCCGATCCTATATCAAGAGATCACCCAAAAAATGATGCCGGAATCCCGCCTCATACACAGAACTTGAAACCATGTTTCTCCACTTCGTTAGatctcttcatttttttagtttatgTATCGTGGTCCCGATGCTTTTTCCTCATACTCGAGCCGGTTCTGCATGATTATAATTGGACTGCAATTATACAGGACCCCCCAAATTTAATCGCCCATCGCCGCTTTTCATCGCTTCAAGCCTCAAGTTACTTATATTATTCAAACAAATTCGTTTGGTTCATTTGATTTCCGTTTTTGCATCGAATTCTTTGGAGAAGTGATAAAAAGGTTTCCCCAAGATACACTCAGCGGACACAAACTACAGAACCTTAGTTAAGCATTTATCCTTAATAATAGAAGCCGAAGATAATGGCGATTGAAAGAGATACTGTGTTACACATTGTATTCTCTATTTATCTGCAAGTCAAAAATTTATACAGGGGGAGGAGGCATGTCGAGAAGAAGCCAAAACCCAACACAGTCATCACAATCCAAGTCTTCTTGAATGGCGAGGAAATGCAAGCCCCCACAGGATTTCTTCGCAGATTCCCAAGCTTCGGCTTCACTTGTTGTTACCGGAGTTTTCCTATAGGTAGCATAAATGTACCGTGTTGAAATTCCGACCGAGAGTATCAAGGAGGCTTTGCTCGTGTCAGCTTCAAGCGCACAAACTTCCAGTCCATTCATCCAAGCTGGCAGAATAACGCATTAAGCTTTATTAACTTTTAAGTGCTCATTGATACTAGTAAAGGATTGCGCCAAAGTTTTGAGATGATGAAAATCTTTATAGTTTAGGCAAAAGGAGTAGATTTCTTCTCAAAATGGAACCTATCCGAGAAATGTGCACCTGCCAGCGGTTTAGCACGGGATGATGTGACAGCCAACCCTGGAATCAATGTCTTGTCATCGATTTCAATCCCCAATAGATCCAAATCAAGACCTGCCCCAAACACGTATCTTGTCTTCAAGGATGAGATTTCCTCTTGGACAGctaaatgaagaaaaacaaCATACTATCAGTTCAATTAGGACGAATTAGAATGTTTTACCCGTGTCAGACGGACGCTGTAAACGAAATTAATCTTTTACAACATAAAGAAAAGTGGAGCTTCGTATTTGTTGCTGCTCCAGTACCTGAATACGGCAGTTGGACGAAAGCCCACCTCTCTCCAAACAAATTCTCGGGCAGTTCCATTGGGAAAGGGTTGTCCAGAGCGAGAAGGGGCTTAGATCCTTTCTGGAAACCAGGATGCCGTGTATATACAGTCTCGTATCGTTCTTCAAGCCACAAAAGTAGCGATAGACACTGAAATAAATTCATTTGTCCACAAAAATTAGAGCAGCATCTGCATATAACCAGCCTTATGATGAAAAGGAGGCAGGGGATTCCTTTTCCAAAGATCATTATCGAAACATTCACATTCGTGAGACACAGTGAAGTGATTCAATGTTCCAACATAGAATATGTACGGACGCATTTTTATGCTGATTCCTAATCCTGTCAGACAAACATACTCCATTACGTAACGAGTGCTACGGCCGTCTGTCAAGAGAGTGTAGCCATTAATAGAAATAATTCATGTGAGAAAACATTAGGTCAGATATGAAATTAGATTAGAAGTAATTGGTATCTCTTATGATTGTAATTCAACTAGACGGTTTCATACTCAGCAGCTGCAAGAACTCAAATATTTATGCAGTTAACAGCAAATTGATAGCTTTAATGCACTAAAATGAGAGAAGATCAAACTCACCCTCTTGCTCGGTACAGGTTTAATGCCGAGCTCCTTGCATGCTTTCGTTATGATTGTCTGCATTTGAGACCTGTAATGTGACGCCCGCAATATTAATCAGACTCCATATGCATCAATAGAAGAATGTCCACTCAAGGGCCTAAAAATGCAAATGGAAGCATATGAATCATTAGACTTGTACTTTATATGCGCACaccaacatcatcatcatattttCTTGAATCAACAGGATACCCGACATTTGAGTAATTTCAGTGATCATTCTAGGACACGGCAAAGCAATGATTGAGCATCTTTTTAATTACACGAAACTCAAGATGAGCTGTCAAACTACGGATTTTAAGGAAAAGCTTCTCCCTTTAAAGCAAAGTTTTGGTTATATCCGGAAAGGGGCAAACTTCATTGCAAAATTTTACATTACTGAGAAAAAATGCTGGAACAATCTAATGATTccagaaaaataatgaagaatGGCACTGCAAAGCTATTCCGGGTAGTAATCAACCTGAAGAAGCGAACTTTCTCAGGTAAAGGCAAGCCCAGCTCCTCACTGATGGACTCGATAGCATCCTTCAAGGTGATGCTGTTGATGACATTGTTCTGGAAGTACTTCGTGTACTGAAGAGAGAGCGAGTCGTCACAGACCACGAGCTCCCACACCTTCTTGCCCCGAATGTCGAGGATCGGCCTGGAGCAGAAGTCGAGCTCCCACTCTGTTATGCTCTCGGGATCGGTCTCGGGGTCGAGATAGCTCAGCTCCGCTGTCGGGTCATCATAATCTTCCTCCTCCTGTGCTTGGTCTTCTTCTCCATCTTCTTCGCCGACTTCAGCATCCTTCTGCGTCGAGACCGAGCCCTCAGAGACTGAATTTAAGTGGAATTTCTGCACGAGTAAGCGATTTCTGGGCATACTTTGGGAGAGAACATTTGCGGGTTTTACGAAAGAAGGGAAATTGAGGTTGGGTTTAAGAGATTGGGGTGGTGGGGTTCTGAGCCTGGCGGCATTGAAGCTCAGAGTAGCCATGGAAATGAAAGCTCTGTGTTGCTGATaagaagagaggaagaagagagagaaagggaacTGATTTGGTAGTTTTCAGTTAGTTGATTATTAACCACACAATGTTCGTGGGCTGGGCTTTGTTTGGGCTATGCTCTGTTTGGGCTATGCTCGTTAGACCCATCATATGTTGCACTACATTAGAGAAACTATTAGGTTATATTTGGTATTAGAGTTAGAGtagaattgagttttgatttagattttaattggattgtaataattgtgttgtttaattataagaaaaaatataaaaaaaagtaatgaataattgagagaaaataatgattttgttattgaattttagaaaaagtaatgaatagttgagagaaagtaacgattatgttgttgaattgaagataagtggagtagagttaaaattaaagttaaaatcggtttgtgaaaccaaacaagctgACCTTTGGGCACGATGTGTTTCAGTCCCGTATTTCACCCGAAAAGGCAGTCATACACTATGGATGTTGCAACAGGACTGAGCGCATTGGCGAATGAATGCCACGATTGGCAAGTTCGCTGGACGAGTATCGTTCCTCTGCGATTTCAATTTCTTCTGAATGAGATAAGTACAAGCAAATTATGATGTGAGGACTTATGTGACAGTATCTCAATGTTATTTCACTTCTGAGAGGAAATAATGTCTCGGTGTGCCTCGGGATCATTCCGACTGATGAGGCTATTGACATGAGGAGCATATTACAGATAACAAGCCATTGATGGTAGTCCTTCCGAATGCATACATTTTATATTCGTGTTTCATGATCATTTCATCGTCCTCATCTGAAGGTACCATCGGCGTCAAAGGGGTTTGTACAATCTTGTGACCGGATTGTGCCCAACCGATTGCAACCCGAGAATCTCGTAATTTCTTACTGAAGAATCGTAAATTATCTTCCAGTAGGCAATTAATTGGCGCCAGTCTTGCGAAATGCTCGTTGGTAATCAATTGGCGCCAGTCTTGTCACGCACTCTTCAGTCGAACAAGGCTCGAGACGGAAAGCAGGGGTAGGATCGATCTTGATCAGCACTTCTCAAAGAAATGAAGTTATGTTTTTCGTTCCTCCTGTTCTCTCACGTATTTGTGTCATTGGAAAACAGCAAGTTATGCAGTAAACCCTTGGCAGAACACGACATCACAAATGATCtatagaaataaaatattagagacattttaattgttttatttctaaatttttatttttaaagacaAATAAGATATATGTCTCTGTATATGGTGTTATTTGTCTCtaaatctttacttttatggaccaaaaaaaaaattgtgtctctatatgatatattatttgtctctaatacaattaattaaaaaaattgttgacATAAGTATGAGCAATAGAGACTAATTTTTATGCTTTTAAAGTGTATCGACATATAGACTAATATATTGTTGctaaattgaatttgaaacttttatttattgaaggtaaaaattttacaagttaagaataaaaaattatataaattttactttattcatttcaatttttcactcatattttttttaagaaaccgaatgaagaatatatatatatatatatatatattcttcattCGGTTTCTTCAATGCAAATATTTTCTCTTGTCATACTTTACGTTTTATTCTCGGTTCTTTCTCCTCCTCACCAcatctctcttctctttctctacTTAAATTCGACGATCACTTATCCAAGAAAAATTCGGCGACCACAAGAATTTCTAGCCTTTCGCTtgacaaataaattttttataaaaattatgtcCGAAATTTTCTGATAAAATTTCAAACAGAAATCtatcaaaattttttctttaaaaggaTGAACCctcacaaaatatttattggaacaaatattatattatgtaggttatttaaaaataaaaattataaatacaaaatattaataatttatttagaatataaatattatcattaaagtataataaaaaataaaactcccAAATTTGACAAGTAAGGAGCATTGATGCATTGAATAAGCCAATGTTATACTAAAATGGAGGTTAAAGGTTCAAATCTCTTTGTTGTAGAATTAATTATGTTGGTTTGTTTGATTTGCGGGCCTGCCACTTGGTTccgtaaaaaatatttactttttatgtAGAGCTTTATATATAGGAAAATATACATATTGAGACAACTATAATTGCTTTTAAAAAGTATGTAGAGACAAttttatgtgatatttttacttatttttagaGCCAAATCCCATCGGGCAATGAAGGAAACCCTGTTCGCTCTCCGTCACCTTCGGTCTTGTGTGCATATGTACGCACATGAAACACACCAGGAAGAACATTTTTGCAGACATGTATAAAGAACAAAACGAACTCATCTTCGCTTCCAAGTCTGATCAGATGATCAATGAAGCTATTATCAAATACGGTTTTTCagtaatttattatatgataTCTCACAACAGTTAAATCTTGCTTTGTGGTTGGAAAGGCCGGAATTTTTTGCACTTCTGCGCAATTACCGCCTTGACTCTTCATGGCATGTTTAACTGCAATAACAGCCTTGGCTCTCCATGCAGTCGACTAGTGGGCTCACTCTACTTGGAAATCGGAAGTACATTTTATTCAGACCAAACTACCATATATATCCAGATGAGAACTAGTCTAGGACTATAGAAATAGAAAGATGACACCTTGTTGTCTCAcctatacaaaaagaatactGCAGAAACGTTTACGAGCTTATGGAAATATCTTCATCATAGTTAGAAATGTTGGAGATAATATACTTTTGTAATTAGGAAagcttatatttatttacaagcagatatgatattttaaatttttggaatATACATTTGATTTGATATTACGATTATATCAATTATTAGGATGTATcaatcaaattttcatttacccgagaaagaaagagagtgtaTATTGTAGCGGCAAATATTTTTACCTAGTTACTTAGAGGTTCCATGTATAATTATCATTGTTGGATTATCCGTGACCTTCtattagattttccatttccttCAATTAACCTTGCTGGTCTCCCTTGTCATGCaaggaaggggaaaaaaagaagaaaagaactgTAGTTCCCTATTTTTCATTAACCACttagtttatttattaagTAGGTCATTTGTAATTTCTTAGGTTGTTTAATACAAAGAACTATTTTCTGCTCCCGTGAGTGAGCCTACAGGGAGTCTTAACTGGGCTGTTGGGCCGGGGTCCAGTACATACCTCCAACGAATTCGGGCTCGTGGGTAACCCCATAATGTCTACCCGCGATCCCGCATGGTTGTGGGCCAAGGtcggctctgataccatatgtAATGTCCTCGCTGGACTCGTCACTCAAAAGTGTTAGCTGATTATGAGGTCATTGGGCCTTGCATAAAAATCCCATATCTTCGGGTTTGCGTtcattcatttcaaatttaCATTTGCATAAGCAAGTTGCGGAAATCTTGATTGATTCTGGTCTTCCTGGAGCTGCATGTTGCTTGCTTACGCGCTCCAGATGTTTTAAATTGCTGCTGTCAATTTGCCCTGCTTATGAGCGATTACCTGATTGGCTTTTGCGTCCTTTCCCTGTTAGTTGGTGCTTAATTAAGATAATCTTCTTTCGATCTCCTTGTGCGTATTAATGAAGTGACCTACTGCAaaggaattttattttgaatatgGGGCATCATCATAAGATTGATTTAGAGCTACACATGTTCGTTTACACGGTTTTAACAAACACTTTCCAAGAGAATATAAATGGAGGTGCTGCATTAGATAATCAGAATTAATACCAGTCAAAACAGAAGTCCCCGAGGATCGTTAACTGTTGCTAACCTGAAGAAACGAAAATTCGGTTTCGCAGCAACCAACATATTAGAGAGAAGAACCTGAAGTAacgtgtttggtttcagaatgTTTCCTGACCTTTGTGCAAATACTCAACACGACAACACCCCCGTTTTGCTGTCCTTTCTCATCTTTTGGTCATGATTTTGAAGTTCATTGGTCGATTATATGGTCGTAGTTTCAACATATTAGCAAGATTTTCTTGATGAACTCCTATTATTcttcattaatattttattattctcggaaaaagaaaattataaaaagagaTTCGCATGCACCAGCAACAAATTAACCTcccaaattcaattttaatctCATGGACTTAGATATTTATAGGAGAGAACACAGTTGATAACTGACTTGTGATTAcactaatttaattaatcttcTCAGAGAAACAACacaaaaaaggagaaaaacgAGGAAAGTATTAGATCCAAACTGGTCTCTATTTAGTCCAGCTGATCAGGCTACCAACATGATGAACGTCGTTAGTTGCGTGAACCACGGCAAATTCCCTGAA
This region includes:
- the LOC116189635 gene encoding putative disease resistance protein RGA1 isoform X1 encodes the protein MPLFPLTENVLSVLDSPEGEAIGSAFGIGVELTGMLTALSDVQEKLQQMKGALGGADFFLFGTPLIHWDRLKEAVFDAEFLLDELSTQLALFRSMGRHTLSGRIGLFFSRRNPFRLRSRIKQINEGLGDFAREPLDFNEGAWKQRSNYLVAALQGPERGFFDLPLRLKHCFAYCLLFPENYVIDRSTLTQLWMAQGLVPSADANNDSGGEDVGSAYVVNLCRRSLLSEVQEDEFGNIASFKVHNLVYKYLRAIVWPEYSTLFFCQECFHLSASEVRFDQQGRIIASAIFDVPRLRTFLIPYQPKLVNLIYDHGWKYEWFIQTSPCLRALDLHRTHITNVPWSVDKLKHLRYLDLSGNACIETLPRFITTLWNLQTLKLSFCERLKELPDDMEKLVNLRHLEIDGCWGLTHMPSGIRNLRSLRVLSMFVVSERSVDPASSNNAGLSELEGLHQLRGRLELRGLEKVKDASVEVKAANIKSKKYLDTLTLVWEVREAVGDDDAAARTYRDDKMTLQTLEPNLNLKGLCINGYGGAKFPTWLSSLIHLVKITLSNCYQCRYLPPLDQLFVLKHLMLEKLSALEFIIGNDPSSSFRRPRVATYFPSLEQLCLRELPNLKGWFEEDMITDWEDGMYQQEHLPTSFSVLSAVTIDDCPELSMSLLPRVRSLRVNKAGKNQLQCFLQPSLPWLAQSGSSSSMSNIMRADLKSLCLSYMRDLDHLPETYFSKLSSLEDVEIQHCPNLVGLPPLKSLKRLTILGCQRLTSLSGWINHLTALENLKLHRCPELDLSLYRCHSKIEDIVLRWWPEFEMSLSSDTGEQKLDSSSASDDSDGSGLWGKLQRLTSLEIVDIPKLAFLPGGLRLVTSLQKLELTACSALEELPEWISEFQFLRRLNLSFCPNLKSLPKGLARLKDLSGLNIIGCPHLKRRYKKETGTDWKDIAHVGDVEGC
- the LOC116189635 gene encoding putative disease resistance protein RGA1 isoform X2; amino-acid sequence: MPLFPLTENVLSVLDSPEGEAIGSAFGIGVELTGMLTALSDVQEKLQQMKGALGGADFFLFGTPLIHWDRLKEAVFDAEFLLDELSTQLALFRSMGRHTLSGRIGLFFSRRNPFRLRSRIKQINEGLGDFAREPLDFNEGAWKQRSNYLVAALQGPERGFFDLPLRLKHCFAYCLLFPENYVIDRSTLTQLWMAQGLVPSADANNDSGGEDVGSAYVVNLCRRSLLSEVQEDEFGNIASFKVHNLVYKYLRAIVWPEYSTLFFCQECFHLSASEVRFDQQGRIIASAIFDVPRLRTFLIPYQPKLVNLIYDHGWKYEWFIQTSPCLRALDLHRTHITNVPWSVDKLKHLRYLDLSGNACIETLPRFITTLWNLQTLKLSFCERLKELPDDMEKLVNLRHLEIDGCWGLTHMPSGLSELEGLHQLRGRLELRGLEKVKDASVEVKAANIKSKKYLDTLTLVWEVREAVGDDDAAARTYRDDKMTLQTLEPNLNLKGLCINGYGGAKFPTWLSSLIHLVKITLSNCYQCRYLPPLDQLFVLKHLMLEKLSALEFIIGNDPSSSFRRPRVATYFPSLEQLCLRELPNLKGWFEEDMITDWEDGMYQQEHLPTSFSVLSAVTIDDCPELSMSLLPRVRSLRVNKAGKNQLQCFLQPSLPWLAQSGSSSSMSNIMRADLKSLCLSYMRDLDHLPETYFSKLSSLEDVEIQHCPNLVGLPPLKSLKRLTILGCQRLTSLSGWINHLTALENLKLHRCPELDLSLYRCHSKIEDIVLRWWPEFEMSLSSDTGEQKLDSSSASDDSDGSGLWGKLQRLTSLEIVDIPKLAFLPGGLRLVTSLQKLELTACSALEELPEWISEFQFLRRLNLSFCPNLKSLPKGLARLKDLSGLNIIGCPHLKRRYKKETGTDWKDIAHVGDVEGC
- the LOC116189637 gene encoding protein TAB2 homolog, chloroplastic encodes the protein MATLSFNAARLRTPPPQSLKPNLNFPSFVKPANVLSQSMPRNRLLVQKFHLNSVSEGSVSTQKDAEVGEEDGEEDQAQEEEDYDDPTAELSYLDPETDPESITEWELDFCSRPILDIRGKKVWELVVCDDSLSLQYTKYFQNNVINSITLKDAIESISEELGLPLPEKVRFFRSQMQTIITKACKELGIKPVPSKRCLSLLLWLEERYETVYTRHPGFQKGSKPLLALDNPFPMELPENLFGERWAFVQLPYSAVQEEISSLKTRYVFGAGLDLDLLGIEIDDKTLIPGLAVTSSRAKPLAAWMNGLEVCALEADTSKASLILSVGISTRYIYATYRKTPVTTSEAEAWESAKKSCGGLHFLAIQEDLDCDDCVGFWLLLDMPPPPV